The genomic interval CGTCCTCGAAGCGGCCGTTGGTGACGTCGACGATCAGCCGGTCCGAGAGCCGGGCGATCTTGATCTGGCGCAGGGAGCGGCCGATGCCGGGGTGCGACCAGGTCAGCCAGGCGGAGTCGGGGGAGAAGGCGAGGTCGCGGACGGGGCCGTTGGTGGAGCGGATGAGCTCGCTGACGACACCGGCGGCCCCACCGGTCCCGTCCGCCTCACCCCCTTCACCTTCCTCACCCGCCGAGGTGTCCACGAGCAGCAGCCGCCCGTCGTGCGCGGCGACCGCCAGCCGCTCGCCGTCCGGCGACGCGAGCAGCTCCTGCACCCGGCCGATCCGGCCCACCGCCAGCCGGCGCGGCTCGCTGGGCCCGGTGGCGCGCGGAAGCTGCGCGATCTCGATCGCGTCCTCGCCCTCCGCGTCCGTCACATAGGCCACCTGGCCGGTCGAGCCGAGCATCTCCGGCAGCCGGACCCGGACGCCCGGGGTGTCGGCGATCGTCCGGGCCGGGCCGTCGCGGTGGGTGAGCCAGTAGAGGCTGCCGCGCACCTGGACGGCGCTGGCCCGGCCGGTCGCGTCCACCGTCAGCGCGTCGACGTGCGAGGCGGCCTGCACCTGGTACGTCCGCCTGCCCGCACGCGGCCCGCCCAGGCGGACGTCCAGCCGGCGCGGGACGCCCCGCGGCCCGAAGTCGTCGACCAGCCACAGTTCGCCCGCGCACTGGTAGACGACGCGGGTGCCGTCGGTCGAGGCGTGCCGGGCGTAGAAGGCGTCGTGGTCGGTGTGGCGGCGCAGGTCGGAGCTGTCGGGGAGGCAGGAGTAGAGGTTGCCGACGCCCTCGTGGTCGGAGAGGAAGGCGATCCGGTCGCCGACGAACATCGGCGACTCCAGGTGGCCGCCCAGGTCCGGGACCAGCCGGGTGCCGTGCAGCCACAGCCGGCCGGTCGCCCCGCCGCGGTAGCGCTTCCACGCGGCGGGTTCGTGCGGCGGCTTGCCGGCCAGCAGCAGCGTCTTGTGATCCGCGCCGCGGGTCGCGATGTCCGAGACCGGGCCCCAGGGCAGCCGGCCGCCGGGGCTGCCGTCGGTGGGCAGCCGGTAGGCCCAGGAGAAGTACGAGAAGGGCTGGCCGTGCGAGGAGACGGCGAGGATGTCGCAGGTGCCGTGCTCGTCGGGCGGCGCCCAGCCGCAGACACGGGCGTCGCCGCTGCCCCAGTAGGTGAGCCGGCGGGCGGGGCCGCCCGCCACGGAGGCGAGGTGGATCTCGGGGTCGAGGCTGCGCCAGGTGGTGAAGGCGATGTGCCGGCCGTCGGGCGAGAAGCGGGGGTGCCCCACCCGGGTCCGGTCGACGGTCAGCCGCCAGGCCCGCCCGGCCGCCCCCGGACCTCCCGGTCCGTCGTCGGCCGCGCCCACGGGGGCCAGGGGCGCCACCCAGAGATCGTCCTCGGCGGTGAAGCAGAGGAGATCGCCGTGCAGATGCGGGAAGCGGAGATACGCGCCAGGGTCCTCTCTCACCCCACCCATGGTTTCGGGCCCCGGGGGCCGCGGCAACTCGGTCACCGTGACGGAGAACACCACCGGAACGGCGTCGTCCCGCTTTTCGGCCCCGTACCCTCAAGGTGTACGAAACCGTTTCGTTCAGCAGTTCACCGGTCAGCCGGAAGGGAGGCGTGGCAATGCCGACGGAATCACCCACTCCGGCGGTGCGACGCACCCGGCTGACCCCTGAGCGCGAGGCCGAGCTGTACGAAGCCGTGCTCGACATCCTGCGTGAGGTCGGCTACGACGCCCTCACCATGGACGCCGTCGCGGCCCGTACGCACTCCAGCAAAGCCACCCTCTACCGCCAGTGGAAGGGCAAGCCGGAGCTGGTGGTGAGCGCCCTGCGCCACACGAAGCCGATCAAGTTGGCGGACATCGACACCGGTTCGGTGCGCGATGACCTCCAGGCCCTGGTGTGCGAGGCCGACGATGCGCAGATGGAACAGGACGCCGCCCTTATGCGGGGTCTGGGGCACGCGATCCACACGAACCCCGATCTCCACCGCGCCCTGCGCGAGCTGCTGATCGAGCCGGAGAAAGCCGGCATGGAAGCGTTGCTGCGGCGCGCGGTCGACCGGGGCGAGATCGCCGCGGACACCCCCGCGCTGGATTTCGTCCCGCACATGATGCTCGGTGCCTTCCTCACCCGGCCGCTGGTCGAGGACCGGAACGCCGATCCCGCGTACCTGAGCCGCTACATCGACGCCGTGGTCCTCCCCGCCCTCGGCCTGTAGCTCAGGCTTCCACTCTCCCCACCACCCCCACACCTCCCACCTGACGCGCCGCTCTCGTCGTCGGGCTGGCCCCCCATGCCCTGTTCGTCCACCTGATCCGACGGGAGCACGACCTTCTCGTGGCCACGTTCCTCTACAAAATAGGCCGGCTCGCCTACCGGCGCCGCTGGTACTTCGCCCTCACCTGGCTGTTGCTGCTGGTGCTGGCCGGGGCCGGCGCCGCCACGGCGTCCAAGTCCTCCAACAACGACTTCTCCATACCCGGCACCGAGGCGCAGCAGGCGTTCGACCTGCTGGAGAAGCGCTTCCCGGGCAACAACGAGCAGAACGCGAGCGCCCGCGTCGTCTTCAAGGCGCCGGAGGGCCAGAAGCTCACCGACGCGAAGAACAAGGCGGCCGTCGAGAAGGTCATCGGCGACCTCAAGCGCAGCCCGCAGGTCGCCACGGCCGTCGACCCGTTCCTCGGCCAGTCCGTGAACCCGTCCGGGACCACCGGCTACGCCTCCGTGGCGTACAAGGTCAAGTCCATGGACCTGGAGGAGTCCTCGCGCGACGAGCTGAAGGACGCCGCGCAGGACGGGCGTGACGCGGGCCTGACCGTCGAGGTCGGCGGCAGCGTGCTCCAGTCCATGCCCGAGGGCGGCTCGGAGGCCATCGGCATCGCGGTGTCGGCGGTCGTCCTGCTGATCACCTTCGGCTCGCTGGTCGCGGCCGGTCTGCCGCTGCTGACCGCCATCATCGGCGTGGGCATCGGCGTCTCCTCGATCGCCGCGCTGGCGCCGGTCCTGGACCTCTCCACCAACACCTCCACGCTGGCCATGATGATCGGCCTCGCGGTCGGCATCGACTACGCGCTGTTCATCGTCTCCCGCTACCGCGCGGAGCTCGCCGAGGGCCGGGAGCGGGAGGAGGCCGCCGGCCGGGCCGTCGGCACCGCCGGTTCCGCCGTCGTCTTCGCCGGTCTCACGGTCGTCATCGCGCTGGCCGGTCTCGCGGTCGTCAACATCCCCATGCTGACGAAGATGGGCATGGCCGCCGCCGGTACGGTCGCCATCGCCGTCCTCATCGCGCTCACCTTCATCCCCGCGCTGCTCGGCTTCGCGGGCAAGCAGGTGCTGGCCCGCAAGGTCCGCAAGGCGAAGCCGGGCGCGGCCGCCGACGAGAAGGCGAACATGGGCACCCGCTGGGCCCGTTTCGTCCTGCGCAAGCCGGTGCTGGTCCTGGTGGCCGGTGTGCTCGGCCTGGGCGCGATGGCCGTGCCGGCCGCCTCCCTGGAGCTGGGCCTGCCGGACGACGGCGCCGCCTCCAAGAACACCACCCAGCGCAAGGCGTACGACCTGCTGTCCGAGGGCTTCGGCCCCGGCTTCAACGGTCCGCTGATGGTCGTCGGCGACGTGGCCGGCGCCAAGGACCCCAAGGGCGCGATGGACAAGGTCCAGAACACCCTGAAGGGCCTGGGCAACGTCGCGACGGTCACGCCCGCGCAGTTCAACAAGGCCGGGGACGCGGCCACCCTGCTGGTCGTCCCCAAGTCCAAGCCGACCAGCGTCGAGACCGAGGACCTGGTCCACGAGATCCGCGACAAGGGCGCCGCGGCGGGTGCCGACGCGGGCGCGAAGGTGCTCGTCACCGGCGCGACGGCGATGAACATCGACGTCTCGCAGAAGCTGAACGACGCGCTGCTGCCGTACCTGGCGCTCGTCGTCGGCCTGGCCTTCCTGCTGCTGATGGTCGTCTTCCGGTCCGTGCTCGTCCCGCTGAAGGCGGCGCTCGGCTTCCTGCTGTCCGTGGTCGCGGCCCTCGGTGCCGTCGTCGCGGTCTTCCAGTGGGGCTGGCTGGGCTCGCTCTTCGGGGTCGAGGAGACCGGCCCGATCATGAGCATGATGCCGATCTTCATGGTGGGTGTCGTCTTCGGTCTCGCGATGGACTACGAGGTCTTCCTCGTCACCCGGATGCGGGAGGCGTTCGTCCACGGCGAGCGTCCCGGCCAGGCCGTCGTGACCGGCTTCAAGCACGGCGCGCGGGTCGTCACGGCCGCCGCCATCATCATGATCAGCGTCTTCGCCGGCTTCATCGGCTCCTCGGAGCAGATGATCAAGATGATCGGCTTCGGCCTGGCCATCGCCGTCTTCTTCGACGCGTTCGTCGTCCGCATGGCGATCGTCCCGGCCGTCCTCGCCCTGCTGGGCAAGGCCGCCTGGTGGATGCCGGGCTGGCTCGGCAAGGTGCTGCCGAACGTGGACGTCGAGGGCGAGAAGCTCCAGGAGCGGCTCACGGACGAGGCCCCGGAGCGGGTGGCGGACCGCGAGCCGGTGCGGGAGCCGAGCGGCGTCTGACCGCTGAGACCGGGCCGTAACGGCCCGGCCGAGGACGGATGAGGAACGGGCCCGGTGGGTCTCCTGGGAACAGGAGACCCACCGGGCCCGTCCGTTTCCCCGGCGGTCACGTTTTGTGGTCTACGCCATGTGAGGGAACTGTTGGTCCCTAAACGGGCGTTTTCTTAAGTCCACACACGTTGTGGGCGCGGTCGGGGGCGCGTGTGACGGAAAGGGCTCCACGTTGAACCTGCTCGATGTGCTTCTCATGCTGATCGTCGTCGCCTACGCGGTCTCGGGCTTCCGGCGCGGCCTGGTCGCCGGAGTGGTGCTGCTCGCCGGGTTCCTCGGCGGCGCGGTGCTGGGCGTGCTGGCGCTGCCGTACGCCCTGGAGCCCTTCACCGCGGGCACCTCGACGGCCGCGGTCGTCGCCGTGCTCGTCGTCCTGCTGCCCGCCGCGATCGGGCACGCCCTGGCCGGGCGGCTGGCCTGGCAGCTGCGCCGCAGGCTGACGTGGGCGCCCGTGCGCGGCGTGGACGGCATCGGCGGCGCGGCCGTCAACTCACTGGCCGTGCTCCTCGTGGGCTGGGTCGCCGCGAGCGTCCTCGTCTCGGCGAACTCCACCCTCCTGACGAGGGAGATCAAGGACTCCACGCTGCTCGGGGCCGTCCAGAAGGCGATGCCCGAACAGGCGCCCACCTGGTTCAGCCGCACGACGGACGCGCTGTCCGGGGCGGGCTTCCCGCAGGTCTTCAAC from Streptomyces albireticuli carries:
- a CDS encoding TetR/AcrR family transcriptional regulator, coding for MRRTRLTPEREAELYEAVLDILREVGYDALTMDAVAARTHSSKATLYRQWKGKPELVVSALRHTKPIKLADIDTGSVRDDLQALVCEADDAQMEQDAALMRGLGHAIHTNPDLHRALRELLIEPEKAGMEALLRRAVDRGEIAADTPALDFVPHMMLGAFLTRPLVEDRNADPAYLSRYIDAVVLPALGL
- a CDS encoding MMPL family transporter, whose protein sequence is MATFLYKIGRLAYRRRWYFALTWLLLLVLAGAGAATASKSSNNDFSIPGTEAQQAFDLLEKRFPGNNEQNASARVVFKAPEGQKLTDAKNKAAVEKVIGDLKRSPQVATAVDPFLGQSVNPSGTTGYASVAYKVKSMDLEESSRDELKDAAQDGRDAGLTVEVGGSVLQSMPEGGSEAIGIAVSAVVLLITFGSLVAAGLPLLTAIIGVGIGVSSIAALAPVLDLSTNTSTLAMMIGLAVGIDYALFIVSRYRAELAEGREREEAAGRAVGTAGSAVVFAGLTVVIALAGLAVVNIPMLTKMGMAAAGTVAIAVLIALTFIPALLGFAGKQVLARKVRKAKPGAAADEKANMGTRWARFVLRKPVLVLVAGVLGLGAMAVPAASLELGLPDDGAASKNTTQRKAYDLLSEGFGPGFNGPLMVVGDVAGAKDPKGAMDKVQNTLKGLGNVATVTPAQFNKAGDAATLLVVPKSKPTSVETEDLVHEIRDKGAAAGADAGAKVLVTGATAMNIDVSQKLNDALLPYLALVVGLAFLLLMVVFRSVLVPLKAALGFLLSVVAALGAVVAVFQWGWLGSLFGVEETGPIMSMMPIFMVGVVFGLAMDYEVFLVTRMREAFVHGERPGQAVVTGFKHGARVVTAAAIIMISVFAGFIGSSEQMIKMIGFGLAIAVFFDAFVVRMAIVPAVLALLGKAAWWMPGWLGKVLPNVDVEGEKLQERLTDEAPERVADREPVREPSGV